The Doryrhamphus excisus isolate RoL2022-K1 chromosome 1, RoL_Dexc_1.0, whole genome shotgun sequence genome includes a window with the following:
- the LOC131135867 gene encoding CD209 antigen-like protein E, producing the protein MAVVFTSHGPQVSVEIGEYQQFPKDQHDDKTETTPPKSKHIHVFLLAFGILFVLQAVLNITLRLNHSEAAPKGGGETRESCPEDWLLFSFSCYYISSRRKSWDDSRLDCLQRGADLVIINNRQEQAFLTGFAEAAWIGMSDRDQEGKWMWVDGTPVKDKLEWALGQPDGAFGGEDCGELRSMMNFLGLNDYSCIVRSQWICEKPLMEGTIKKDIVNKGQGTRQGNHQE; encoded by the exons ATGGCTGTCGTGTTTACATCTCACGGTCCTCAAGTCAGCGTTGAAATTGGTGAATATCAGCAATTTCCAAAAGATCAACATGACGACAAAACGGAAACGACTCCACCAA AATCCAAACATATCCATGTGTTTCTGCTGGCCTTTGGAATTCTCTTCGTTCTTCAAGCAGTTCTCAACATCACTCTGAGACTGAATCACAGCGAGGCAGCGCCTAAAGGTGGAG GTGAGACGAGGGAAAGCTGTCCGGAAGACTGGCTCCTGTTCAGCTTCAGCTGTTACTACATTTCCTCCCGGAGGAAGAGCTGGGATGACAGCCGACTGGACTGTCTGCAGAGAGGTGCTGATCTGGTCATCATCAACAACAGACAGGAACAG GCTTTTCTCACCGGGTTCGCCGAGGCAGCATGGATCGGAATGTCTGACAGGGATCAGGAGGGAAAATGGATGTGGGTGGATGGAACGCCAGTCAAAGACAA GCTGGAATGGGCCTTGGGTCAGCCTGATGGAGCCTTCGGAGGTGAAGACTGTGGTGAACTTCGTTCAATGATGAATTTCCTGGGTTTGAATGATTATAGTTGCATTGTCAGATCCCAGTGGATCTGTGAAAAACCACTCATGGAAGGTACCATAAAGAAGGACATTGTAAACAAGGGACAAGGAACAAGACAGGGAAACCATCAGGAATAA